One Diceros bicornis minor isolate mBicDic1 chromosome 11, mDicBic1.mat.cur, whole genome shotgun sequence genomic region harbors:
- the LOC131411179 gene encoding FRAS1-related extracellular matrix protein 2-like, translating into MERRAAQQEPQACNPKSSIYEKTGAICSAESINDTLTLYRWLVGAASHTFSLASVSPSLSASLLGTEPFPSKIQYMGPDDPDYPNLIKITDDAAHIPGMRTVISTRLLANCKLTPSPDGTRVGNHKRSNLLDDSELCIKRGCTRAHTRCPEVLGQSAPCRYSASLRSARTRCFYQNLNLQVEVPLWEFSGSYDTSELLTECGGCVGTDGQVASEKRPLGRDRGKVWSGEAIWIL; encoded by the exons ATGGAGAGACGAGCCGCCCAGCAGGAGCCACAG GCCTGTAATCCCAAATCTTCCATTTATGAGAAGACAGGAGCCATCTGCTCAGCTGAGAGCATTAATGACACCCTGACCCTGTACCGCTGGCTGGTCGGCGCAGCA TCCCATACGTTTTCATTAGCATCTGTTTCCCCAAGTCTGTCAGCCTCTTTGCTTGGCACGGAACCTTTCCCAAGCAAGATTCAATATATGGGGCCTGATGACCCTGATTACCCCAATCTGATCAAAATAACTGATGATGCAGCACACA TTCCCGGAATGCGGACCGTCATCTCCACGCGGCTTCTGGCCAACTGCAAGCTCACTCCCAGCCCTGATGGCACCCGTGTGGGCAACCACAAGCGCTCCAATCTCCTGGACGACAGCGAGCTCTGCATCAAGCGTGGCTGCACCAGGGCCCACACCAGGTGCCCCGAAGTTCTCGGACAGAGCGCCCCCTGTCGGTACAGCGCCTCCCTGAGATCGGCCCGCACTCGCTGCTTTTACCAGAACCTCAACCTTCAGGTTGAGGTTCCTCTCTGGGAATTCAGCGGTTCCTATGACACGTCGGAACTGCTGACTGAGTGTGGTGGCTGCGTAGGCACTGATGGCCAGGTCGCTTCTGAGAAGAGACCGTTGGGAAGGGACAGGGGGAAGGTTTGGAGCGGAGAGGCAATCTGGATTCTGTAA